From a region of the Sporosarcina ureilytica genome:
- a CDS encoding HesB/YadR/YfhF family protein, giving the protein MNIVLSDEALKWFTNEMDVSKGEAIRFFARYGGSSPLHEGFSLGVTKIEPDEASVQIEKEGVLYYIESRDEWFFDGHDLIVDVNPKLQELSYFYKKS; this is encoded by the coding sequence ATGAACATTGTTTTGAGCGATGAAGCATTAAAGTGGTTTACGAACGAAATGGATGTAAGTAAAGGCGAGGCAATTCGTTTTTTCGCAAGATACGGCGGCTCGAGTCCACTACATGAGGGGTTTTCTTTAGGTGTAACTAAAATTGAACCTGACGAAGCCTCTGTACAGATAGAAAAAGAAGGTGTCCTTTATTATATCGAAAGCAGAGATGAATGGTTTTTCGATGGACACGATTTAATTGTTGACGTCAATCCAAAACTACAAGAATTGTCTTATTTCTATAAGAAATCGTGA
- a CDS encoding acyl-CoA thioesterase, translated as MFISEKEIEIRYAETDQMGVVYHANYLVWMEIGRTALIQDLGFTYAGLEKEGYLSPVTDLSIQYKAAMRYGQVATIRTWVETHGRLRTTYGYEILHEDGTVAATALSEHVLVKKDNFRPVSLSKVDPAWEAKYQEVKRVQV; from the coding sequence TTGTTTATAAGTGAAAAAGAGATAGAAATTCGCTATGCAGAAACAGATCAAATGGGTGTTGTTTATCATGCAAATTATTTAGTATGGATGGAAATTGGACGAACCGCATTGATACAAGATCTCGGCTTTACATATGCAGGATTAGAAAAAGAAGGTTATTTATCTCCTGTGACGGATTTATCGATACAGTACAAGGCAGCCATGCGTTATGGCCAAGTGGCAACAATCCGTACTTGGGTTGAGACACATGGACGTTTACGCACGACGTACGGCTATGAGATTTTACATGAAGATGGTACGGTTGCAGCAACTGCTCTATCTGAACATGTTTTAGTGAAAAAAGATAATTTTAGACCCGTATCTTTAAGTAAAGTAGATCCTGCTTGGGAAGCGAAATATCAAGAAGTGAAAAGGGTTCAAGTCTAA